From one Streptomyces spiramyceticus genomic stretch:
- a CDS encoding DUF4239 domain-containing protein, translating to MVTTLVVVGLALVLGMAANRLLRHRLLGEDAEALTVRDFLEPLLTLAVLVLAFVMVLAAESYGNAEDAARAEAGVVDHLFEVSDFAPDAQRERLQADAVCYARAVHSREWPAMMNGNGSSAPSTWSTDFRMQLKQMDTQDSVFEILVTADRDRSEARQTRIAESTPAIAPLFYWFMLVTLAVTVIVLAFCLPRRKCGTEITLLIVLTTLLTASLLIIHDVDRPFDGLIDVPPTAIAETERDVADDFAGAYGESRLPCDTEGQKLPTA from the coding sequence ATGGTGACGACGCTCGTCGTGGTCGGGCTGGCGCTGGTACTGGGCATGGCAGCGAACCGGCTGCTGCGCCACAGGCTGCTGGGCGAGGACGCCGAAGCGCTCACCGTCCGGGATTTCCTGGAGCCGCTGCTGACGCTGGCCGTGCTGGTGCTGGCCTTCGTGATGGTGCTGGCCGCCGAGTCCTACGGCAACGCCGAGGACGCCGCACGCGCTGAGGCAGGTGTGGTGGACCACCTCTTCGAGGTGTCCGACTTCGCGCCCGATGCCCAACGCGAACGCCTGCAGGCCGACGCAGTCTGCTACGCGCGAGCCGTGCACAGCCGGGAGTGGCCGGCGATGATGAACGGCAACGGATCCTCCGCACCGAGCACGTGGAGCACCGACTTCCGCATGCAGCTCAAGCAGATGGACACGCAAGACTCCGTCTTCGAAATCCTGGTGACCGCAGACCGCGACCGCTCCGAGGCACGGCAGACCCGCATCGCAGAGTCCACTCCGGCCATTGCACCGCTGTTCTACTGGTTCATGCTCGTCACCCTCGCGGTGACCGTGATCGTGCTCGCCTTCTGCCTTCCACGCAGGAAATGCGGCACGGAGATCACCCTGCTGATCGTGCTCACCACGCTGCTGACCGCGTCGCTGCTCATCATCCACGACGTCGACCGCCCCTTCGACGGCCTGATCGACGTCCCACCCACGGCAATTGCCGAGACCGAGCGCGATGTAGCCGACGACTTCGCCGGGGCCTACGGCGAGAGCAGACTCCCCTGCGACACCGAAGGCCAAAAGCTGCCGACGGCGTGA
- a CDS encoding TetR/AcrR family transcriptional regulator codes for MAKETRARMIDAAVVALQQRGLEGMSFTDVLARSGAARGAIYHHFPGGKSQLAAEAAAQHGRDVLARLADLSATTPRAVAEAFVDFARPVVEASSRGSGCAIAAVTLPVGEDGDELCHVAATAFASWSGQLAAALSGAGLSAEDAADKAALLITLLEGAQVLSRAAGSTAPFDRAVRAALTLFDAKP; via the coding sequence ATGGCGAAGGAGACGCGAGCGCGGATGATCGACGCCGCCGTCGTGGCGTTGCAGCAGCGTGGCCTGGAGGGAATGTCGTTCACCGACGTGCTTGCCCGCAGTGGCGCGGCCCGCGGAGCCATTTACCACCACTTCCCCGGGGGCAAGAGCCAGCTGGCGGCTGAGGCGGCGGCCCAGCACGGCCGTGATGTACTTGCCCGGTTGGCAGACCTCTCAGCGACCACGCCTCGAGCAGTCGCGGAGGCATTCGTTGACTTCGCCCGCCCGGTCGTCGAGGCGTCAAGCCGCGGCAGCGGATGCGCCATCGCTGCGGTGACCCTGCCGGTTGGCGAGGACGGCGACGAGCTGTGCCACGTCGCCGCCACTGCGTTCGCTTCCTGGTCCGGGCAACTGGCTGCCGCTCTCAGCGGCGCCGGCCTCTCGGCCGAAGACGCAGCTGACAAGGCGGCCTTGCTGATCACCCTGCTCGAAGGCGCTCAGGTACTCAGTCGCGCGGCAGGCAGTACGGCTCCCTTTGACCGCGCTGTCCGCGCGGCCTTGACCTTGTTCGACGCGAAGCCTTAG
- the leuE gene encoding leucine efflux protein LeuE: MLGVTDLPTYLVGLVLIILLPGPNSLYVLSVAARRGIRTGYTAAAGVWSGDAVLMVLSAAGVASLLQANALLFGIVKYAGAGYLTWLAIGMVRAAWSMWRTRDEATPDAASESASAAAAAERPYRRAFLISLLNPKAILFFISFFVQFVDPGYAHPALSFLLLGTLAQLASVLYLSALIFGGTRLAATFRRRKRLSAGATSAAGALFLGFAAKLSFSSV; encoded by the coding sequence ATGCTGGGTGTAACCGATCTGCCGACCTACCTCGTCGGGCTCGTCCTGATCATTCTTCTGCCGGGTCCGAACTCCCTCTACGTCCTGTCCGTCGCCGCGCGACGCGGCATACGTACGGGCTACACCGCCGCCGCAGGCGTCTGGAGCGGGGACGCCGTCCTGATGGTGCTGTCCGCGGCCGGTGTCGCCTCGCTGCTGCAGGCGAACGCGCTGCTGTTCGGGATCGTGAAGTACGCGGGCGCGGGCTATCTGACCTGGCTGGCGATCGGGATGGTGCGGGCGGCCTGGTCGATGTGGCGCACCCGCGACGAGGCCACACCGGACGCGGCCTCCGAGTCCGCCTCCGCTGCGGCTGCCGCAGAGCGCCCGTACCGCCGTGCCTTCCTGATCAGCCTGCTCAACCCGAAGGCGATCCTCTTCTTCATCTCCTTCTTCGTGCAGTTCGTCGACCCGGGGTACGCCCACCCCGCGCTCTCCTTCCTGCTGCTGGGCACCCTCGCGCAGCTCGCCAGCGTGCTGTACCTCTCGGCCCTGATCTTCGGCGGCACCCGCCTGGCCGCCACTTTCCGCCGCCGCAAGCGCCTGTCGGCGGGCGCGACGTCGGCGGCGGGAGCGCTGTTCCTGGGCTTTGCGGCGAAGCTGTCATTCAGCAGCGTCTGA
- a CDS encoding GNAT family N-acetyltransferase translates to MNSIRPEAIATPRLDLLPLSVAHAEEMAVVLADPVLHTFIGGAPAEPDALRARYAGMVAGSPDPAVSWCNWVVRLRGEAVLVGTVQATVTPSGDGTVAEIAWVVGTPWQGRGIASEAASGLVAWLREQAVETVIAHVHPDHRVSAAVAAAAGLAPTEQLHEGEARWQWTSCADA, encoded by the coding sequence ATGAACAGCATCAGGCCCGAGGCCATCGCCACCCCCCGGCTGGATCTCCTGCCGCTGAGCGTCGCGCACGCCGAGGAGATGGCCGTCGTACTGGCCGATCCCGTCCTGCACACCTTCATCGGCGGTGCTCCCGCAGAACCCGACGCGTTGCGGGCGCGCTACGCCGGTATGGTCGCGGGCTCGCCCGATCCCGCCGTTTCCTGGTGCAACTGGGTCGTCCGCCTCCGTGGCGAAGCGGTTCTTGTGGGGACCGTTCAGGCCACCGTGACGCCCTCCGGCGATGGAACCGTCGCCGAGATCGCCTGGGTGGTGGGGACCCCCTGGCAGGGGAGAGGTATCGCGTCCGAAGCCGCCTCGGGGCTCGTCGCGTGGCTTCGGGAGCAGGCGGTGGAGACCGTCATCGCTCATGTTCACCCGGATCACCGGGTGTCCGCCGCCGTTGCCGCTGCCGCAGGGCTCGCGCCCACCGAACAACTGCATGAGGGCGAGGCCAGGTGGCAGTGGACGAGCTGTGCAGACGCCTGA
- a CDS encoding acyl-CoA mutase large subunit family protein — translation MARESESGLPIEPVYGPDALEGWDPAEKLGEPGSYPFTRGVYPSMYTGRPWTMRQYAGFGTATESNARYKQLIANGTMGLSVAFDLPTQMGHDSDAAIASGEVGKVGVAVDSIDDMRVLFGGIPLDKVSTSMTINAPAALLLLMYQLVGEEQGVPADKLTGTIQNDVLKEYIARGTYIFPPKPSLRLIADIFKYCKAEIPKWNTISISGYHMAEAGASPAQEIAFTLADGIEYVRTAVAAGMDVDDFAPRLSFFFVSRTTILEEVAKFRAARRIWAKVMRDEFGAKNPKSLMLRFHTQTAGVQLTAQQPEVNLVRVAVQGLAAVLGGTQSLHTNSFDEAIALPTDKSARLALRTQQVLAYETDVTATVDPFAGSYVVEKMTDEVEAAAVELMTKVEDMGGAVNAIERGFQKNEIERSAYRIALETDSGERVVVGVNRFQLETEEPYEPLRVDPAIEAQQAERLAKLRAERDQAAVDAALVELKKAAEGTDNVLYPMKDALRARATVGEVCNALREVWGTYVPTDAF, via the coding sequence ATGGCGCGCGAGTCGGAGTCGGGACTGCCTATTGAGCCGGTGTACGGGCCGGACGCCCTGGAGGGCTGGGACCCTGCGGAGAAGCTGGGCGAGCCGGGCTCCTACCCCTTCACGCGCGGCGTATACCCGTCGATGTACACCGGGCGTCCGTGGACGATGCGCCAGTACGCGGGCTTCGGCACCGCGACCGAGTCCAACGCCCGCTACAAGCAGTTGATCGCCAACGGCACGATGGGCCTGTCCGTCGCCTTCGACCTGCCGACCCAGATGGGCCACGACAGCGATGCGGCGATCGCGAGCGGCGAGGTCGGCAAGGTCGGCGTTGCCGTCGACTCGATCGACGACATGCGGGTCCTGTTCGGCGGCATCCCGCTGGACAAGGTCTCGACGTCGATGACGATCAACGCGCCGGCCGCGCTCCTCCTCCTGATGTACCAGCTGGTGGGCGAGGAGCAGGGCGTACCGGCCGACAAGCTGACCGGCACGATCCAAAACGATGTCCTCAAGGAGTACATCGCACGCGGGACGTACATCTTCCCGCCCAAGCCGTCCCTGCGCCTGATCGCGGACATCTTCAAGTACTGCAAGGCCGAGATCCCGAAGTGGAACACGATCTCGATCTCCGGCTACCACATGGCGGAGGCCGGTGCTTCGCCCGCGCAGGAGATCGCGTTCACGCTGGCCGACGGCATCGAGTACGTCCGTACGGCCGTCGCCGCGGGCATGGACGTCGACGACTTCGCGCCGCGCCTCTCCTTCTTCTTCGTGTCCCGTACGACGATCCTCGAAGAGGTCGCCAAGTTCCGTGCCGCGCGCCGTATCTGGGCGAAGGTCATGCGCGACGAGTTCGGCGCGAAGAACCCCAAGTCGCTGATGCTGCGCTTCCACACGCAGACGGCGGGCGTGCAGCTCACCGCGCAGCAGCCCGAGGTCAACCTGGTGCGCGTCGCCGTACAGGGCCTGGCGGCGGTCCTCGGCGGCACGCAGTCCCTGCACACCAACTCCTTCGACGAGGCGATCGCGCTCCCCACCGACAAGAGCGCCCGCCTCGCCCTGCGCACCCAGCAGGTCCTCGCGTACGAGACGGACGTCACGGCCACCGTCGACCCCTTCGCCGGGTCGTACGTCGTCGAGAAGATGACGGACGAGGTCGAGGCCGCCGCCGTCGAACTGATGACGAAGGTCGAGGACATGGGCGGCGCGGTCAATGCGATCGAGCGCGGCTTCCAGAAGAACGAGATCGAGCGCAGCGCGTACCGCATCGCCCTGGAAACGGACAGCGGCGAGCGCGTCGTCGTCGGCGTGAACCGCTTCCAGCTGGAAACGGAGGAGCCGTACGAGCCCCTCCGCGTCGACCCGGCGATCGAGGCCCAGCAGGCGGAACGTCTCGCGAAGCTCCGCGCCGAGCGCGACCAGGCTGCGGTGGACGCGGCCCTGGTGGAGCTGAAGAAGGCGGCGGAGGGCACGGACAACGTGCTGTACCCGATGAAGGACGCGCTGCGGGCGCGGGCGACGGTCGGCGAGGTGTGCAACGCGCTGCGGGAGGTCTGGGGGACGTATGTCCCTACGGACGCGTTCTGA
- a CDS encoding RNA polymerase sigma factor, whose protein sequence is MVRGGERRRTQVYDVELGVAVERAQQGDEDGFAAAYRLVHPGLLGYVRGLVGEDAEDVASEAWLEIARDLGRFRGDGAGFRGWTATIARHRALDHLRKQKRRPRTSLIEQDVLDLPGRQDTALDALESLSTEHALAMIATLPREQAEAVLLRVVVGLDGPATARVLGKRSGSVRTSAYRGLKRLAEQLASRGAGAVTSVAPRTLKDET, encoded by the coding sequence GTGGTCAGGGGCGGGGAGCGGCGTCGTACACAGGTGTACGACGTGGAACTTGGCGTTGCCGTCGAGCGGGCTCAACAGGGGGACGAGGACGGGTTCGCAGCGGCGTACCGGCTCGTGCATCCCGGGCTGCTCGGATACGTACGGGGGCTGGTGGGGGAGGACGCCGAGGACGTCGCGTCCGAGGCGTGGCTGGAGATTGCCCGGGATCTGGGACGGTTCCGTGGCGACGGGGCGGGATTCCGCGGCTGGACGGCGACGATCGCCCGCCACCGCGCGCTCGATCATTTGCGCAAGCAGAAGCGAAGACCCCGTACGTCTCTGATCGAGCAGGACGTACTTGACCTGCCCGGCCGGCAGGACACCGCGCTCGACGCCCTCGAATCGCTCTCGACCGAACATGCGCTGGCGATGATCGCCACCCTGCCGCGCGAGCAGGCGGAGGCGGTGCTGCTGCGCGTCGTCGTCGGGCTGGACGGGCCGGCGACGGCACGGGTGCTGGGCAAGCGCAGCGGATCCGTGCGTACGTCGGCGTATCGCGGACTCAAGCGGCTGGCCGAGCAGTTGGCCTCGCGCGGGGCGGGCGCTGTGACGTCTGTGGCGCCGCGCACGCTGAAGGATGAGACATGA
- a CDS encoding nuclear transport factor 2 family protein, with translation MPDDEGQIRTLIEQWAEAVHRGDIDGVLADHTDDIVMYDVPPPHEGVRGIDAYRETWPPFFEWQAQGAAFEILSLDVTAGSDVAYAQALLRCGTPKELAEHPESRLRLTVGLRKEQGRWVVAHEHHSFADTTAGSASDAAE, from the coding sequence ATGCCCGATGACGAGGGACAGATCCGGACGCTGATCGAGCAGTGGGCCGAAGCGGTACACCGTGGCGATATCGACGGTGTCCTCGCGGACCACACCGACGACATCGTGATGTACGACGTGCCGCCGCCCCACGAGGGCGTGCGCGGCATCGACGCCTACCGGGAGACGTGGCCGCCCTTCTTCGAGTGGCAGGCACAGGGCGCCGCGTTCGAGATCCTGTCCCTGGACGTGACCGCCGGCAGTGACGTCGCCTATGCGCAGGCGCTGCTGCGGTGCGGCACTCCGAAGGAGCTCGCCGAGCATCCGGAAAGCCGCCTGCGGCTCACGGTCGGGCTGCGCAAGGAGCAGGGCCGGTGGGTGGTCGCACACGAACACCACTCGTTCGCCGACACCACGGCCGGGAGCGCGTCAGACGCTGCTGAATGA
- a CDS encoding Uma2 family endonuclease, translating into MAVILHEMTTAEAADRLSSQLPGHRVEILKGSIIVTPPPDGPHQESLGELSYEFRRSGGRETGLKEIQGIGLWLPSGPDDYAIPDLSIVDADYKDALVEKNCYAPHVFHLVLEVTSSNWGNDLATKVETYAESRIPVYVVVDRKHDQVLVHTDPEGDKYGTVVPYKRGTSVPLPASLGVDVAFSVDLLLDGGED; encoded by the coding sequence GTGGCCGTAATACTGCATGAGATGACGACCGCTGAGGCTGCCGACCGTCTCTCCAGCCAGCTGCCCGGGCACCGCGTGGAGATTCTCAAGGGGAGCATTATTGTGACGCCACCGCCCGATGGTCCCCATCAGGAGTCGTTGGGCGAACTGAGCTACGAGTTTCGGCGCTCAGGCGGCAGGGAGACTGGGCTGAAGGAGATCCAGGGGATCGGGCTGTGGCTGCCAAGCGGTCCGGACGACTATGCGATCCCGGACCTGTCCATCGTCGACGCGGACTACAAGGACGCGCTGGTCGAGAAGAACTGCTACGCGCCCCACGTCTTCCACCTAGTACTGGAAGTGACGTCTTCCAACTGGGGAAATGACCTGGCAACCAAGGTCGAGACCTATGCCGAGTCACGGATTCCGGTGTACGTCGTCGTGGACCGCAAGCATGATCAGGTCCTCGTGCACACCGACCCCGAAGGTGACAAGTACGGCACGGTCGTGCCGTACAAGCGTGGAACCAGCGTCCCCCTGCCTGCCTCCCTGGGCGTCGATGTGGCCTTCTCCGTGGACCTGCTCCTCGACGGCGGCGAGGACTGA
- a CDS encoding RNA polymerase sigma factor, whose product MLGDDAELTAAVLAAQDGDENAFRTVYRAVHPRLLGYIRTLVGDPEAEDVASESWLQIARDLERFSGDADRFRGWAARIARNRALDHIRMRGRRPAIGGDETELTGKPGDSDTASEAMEALATGDTLALIAQLPQDQAEAVVLRVVVGLDAKSAAQTLGKRPGAVRTAAHRGLKRLAELLSAAEAAAEAEAEAEAEADAAGHRGGNAHGSGHAGGSVGDRPELDAVPPQRGPRQGRVTSAGVTQSCVRTQKDM is encoded by the coding sequence GTGCTGGGGGACGACGCGGAGCTGACCGCCGCGGTGCTCGCGGCACAGGACGGAGACGAGAACGCCTTCCGGACTGTGTACCGCGCCGTGCACCCGCGGCTGTTGGGCTACATACGAACGCTGGTCGGTGACCCGGAGGCCGAGGACGTCGCCTCCGAGTCATGGCTCCAGATAGCCCGCGACCTCGAACGGTTCAGCGGTGACGCCGACCGTTTCAGGGGCTGGGCGGCGCGAATAGCGCGCAATCGCGCCCTCGATCACATCCGGATGCGGGGCAGGCGCCCCGCCATCGGCGGCGATGAGACGGAGCTCACAGGCAAGCCCGGCGACTCCGACACCGCGAGCGAGGCGATGGAAGCCCTCGCCACCGGTGACACGCTGGCCCTCATCGCCCAGCTCCCGCAGGACCAGGCCGAGGCCGTCGTCCTGCGCGTCGTGGTCGGACTCGACGCGAAGAGCGCCGCGCAGACACTGGGCAAGCGCCCCGGGGCCGTACGGACGGCCGCGCACCGAGGCTTGAAGCGGCTGGCCGAGCTCCTCAGCGCGGCGGAAGCAGCAGCCGAAGCCGAAGCCGAAGCCGAAGCGGAAGCCGACGCAGCGGGCCACCGCGGCGGCAATGCCCACGGCAGCGGCCACGCCGGCGGGTCCGTCGGTGACCGGCCGGAACTCGACGCCGTACCTCCACAGCGCGGCCCACGACAGGGCAGGGTGACGTCCGCCGGTGTGACGCAATCGTGCGTGCGGACGCAGAAGGACATGTGA
- a CDS encoding L,D-transpeptidase family protein gives MRQKKRNVPTGRAVATAAVLAVTAGCTAQATGAGAGAARTKPPLLAPAHDATPAPSPTKPKAESKPKPEATPTPEPKTLFARGAEGAQVRELQARLRQIGHFNRTPTGHYGSVTAAAVSSFQGKRGLDRTGTTDTVTWDRLLGMTKKPTRAELYPSTANPVATPDPRCMTGRVLCISKTSRTLSWMVDGKVVTAMDVRFGSQYTPTREGTFNVCWKSRHHVSTLYDTPMPYALFFSGGQAVHYSSDFAARGYSGASHGCVNVRDEGKIAGLFAQVRNGDKVVIYW, from the coding sequence ATGCGCCAGAAGAAGCGGAACGTACCCACAGGCAGAGCGGTCGCCACGGCCGCTGTGCTCGCTGTTACGGCGGGATGCACGGCGCAGGCGACTGGGGCCGGGGCGGGCGCCGCGCGTACGAAGCCGCCGTTGCTGGCACCGGCGCACGACGCGACGCCTGCCCCCTCGCCGACGAAGCCGAAAGCGGAGTCGAAACCGAAGCCCGAAGCTACGCCCACGCCCGAGCCCAAGACGCTGTTCGCACGCGGCGCCGAGGGCGCCCAGGTGCGCGAGCTTCAGGCCAGGCTCCGCCAGATCGGCCACTTCAACCGCACCCCCACCGGCCACTACGGCTCGGTCACCGCCGCCGCCGTCTCGTCCTTCCAGGGCAAGCGCGGCCTGGACCGTACAGGCACGACGGACACCGTCACCTGGGACAGGCTCCTGGGGATGACGAAGAAGCCGACGCGCGCCGAGCTGTACCCGTCGACCGCCAACCCGGTCGCCACACCGGATCCGCGCTGCATGACGGGCCGGGTCCTGTGCATCAGCAAGACGAGCCGCACGCTCTCGTGGATGGTCGACGGGAAGGTCGTCACGGCGATGGACGTGCGGTTCGGGTCGCAGTACACGCCCACGCGTGAGGGGACGTTCAACGTGTGCTGGAAGTCCCGGCACCATGTCTCGACGCTGTACGACACCCCCATGCCGTACGCCCTGTTCTTCAGCGGCGGGCAGGCCGTCCACTACTCGTCGGACTTCGCGGCCCGCGGCTACAGCGGCGCCTCGCACGGCTGTGTGAATGTCAGGGACGAGGGGAAGATCGCCGGCCTGTTCGCGCAGGTGCGCAACGGCGACAAGGTGGTTATTTACTGGTGA